CCGGCCTTGTCGTTGGCCAGCACGTTCACGTCGACCGCCGTACCGAACGCCGTCTCCGCGCTGTCGTCCGTGACAACCGGCCGCACCGGAACGACCGTCACGGTGATGGTCGCGCGGGCCGAGTTCTGGTTGCTGTCCTTGACGTCGTACGTCGCCGGTCGCGCGGTGCCCGTGAACGTCGCCTCCGGGGTGAACGTGACCTTGCCGCTCGCAACGGCGTACGTGCCCTGCCCGGTGATGACGACCCGGTCGACCAGTGCGCCACCCGGACCGACCAGCAGCACCGAGGCCGGGTCGAGCGTCGCGCCCGGCCCCGGCTTGTCGTTCGCGAGCGGGTCGATCGTCACCGCGACGTGCTGCTTGGTCCGTGCCTCGTCCGGTACGGCGACCGGACGCGCCTGCACCGTGATCGTCAACGAACCGGATCCGATCGTGCCGTTGCGGTCGGCAACCTGGTACCCGACCGGGACCGCCGCTCCCGCGAACCCGTCCACCGGCGCGAACCGGATCGCACCGGACGGCTGCACGGTGAACGTCCCCTCCCCCGGCACAGCTAGCACTGCTAGCGGATCGCCGTTCACCGGGTCGATCAGCCGTACGCCGCCCGCGACGAGCGGCGCGCTCGCATCGCCGGGCTTGTCGTTCAGCAGTACGGCGACCGTGATCGCGGCCTCGTATGGCGTGGTCGCGACGTCGTCCTTGATCACCGGAACCACTGGCGCGACCGTCACCGTGACCGACGCGCTCGCCTTGTTCCCGGTCGTGTCGCTGACCCGGTACGCGACCGACACGATCCCGCGGTACGCCGGCTCCGGGTCGAACGTGATCTTCCCGGACTTCACCGTGAACACGCCCTGCCCCGGGATCACCGCCTTCGGTCCCCACGTCGCGCCGTACACCTGGAGCGTCGCCGGATCGAGCTGCGCGCCCGTCCCCGGCTCGTCGTTCGCCAGCGGATCGACGGTGACCGTCACGTTCTGCTTGGTTCCGACCGCATCCGCGACCGCCTTCGGTCCCTTGCCGACCGTCAACAGCAGCAGGCCTTCCGCCGTCGTGCCGTTGGCATCGGCGATCCGGTACGTCGTCGGCGTCGTGACGCCCTGGAATCCCTTGGCCGGCGTGAACTTCACCGCGCCGTAAGCATCGACTGCGTACGTACCTTCGCCGGCCCGCGTCATCGTCTTGCCGTAGTGACCGGCCGCGTCCTTCAGCACCACGCTCGCCGGCTTCAGCGGCGCCGACGCGTCACCGGGCTTGTCGTTCGCCGGCACGTTCACCGTGATCGCCTGCCCGTACGGCGTGATCGCCGAGTCGTTGACCGCGACCGGGTTGACCGGTGTGACGGTCATGCTCAACGTCGAGGTCGCGAGGTTGCCGTCCGAGTCCGCGACGCGATACTGCACCGGAGTCGCCTGGCCCCGGAACGCCGGCAGCGGATCGAACTCGATCGAACCGGTCGGCAGCACCGCATACGTGCCCTGCTGTGGAACCGTCACCTTCTTGGCCGACCCGTTCAGCCCCACGGACCGCTTGTCGAGTTGCGCATCGGTGCCCGGCCGGTCGTTGGACAGCACGTTCACCGTCACGGTCAGGTTCTGCAGCGTCGAGGCGTTGTCGGCGATCGCGACCGGCGGCTGGCCGACGGTGAGGGTCAACCGAGCGCTCGTCTTCGTCCCGTTGCTGTCGGCCACCTGGTACGTCAACGGCGTACCAGGGCCGCGGAACGTCGCTCCCGGGTCCACACGAACCGCTCCCCCGGCCGCCGTGTAGACGCCCTCGTTCGGGATCCGCACCGATGCCTTCAGCGTCCCGTCGGCCGGGTCGACGAGCAGCAGACTGCCCGGCACTAGCGGCGCCGTCGCGTCGCCCGGCTTGTCGTTCGCGAGCACCGGCACCGTAACGCTCTTCTCGTATGGCGTCCGTGCGGCGTCGTCCAAAGCGACCGGAGTAATCGGCGTGATCGTGACCGTGATCGTCGACCGCGCGGTCTGACCGAACAGGTCGGCGATCCGGTACGTCACCTTGGTCGCCGTACCGGTGAAGCCCGGCAGCGGGTCGACGGTGACCGAGCCGTCCGGGTTGACCTGGTAGTCGGCCTGCCCCGGGATCTTCACGAGCTTCTTCAGCGAACCGTCGGCCGGGTCGACGAGCGTGAGGCTGCGCGGATCGAGTGATGTCCCGAGGCCTGCCTTGTCGTTGGCGAGCGGCGTGACCTTCAGTGGGAGGTTCTGCTTGCCGGTCGCGGTGTCGGGTGCGGCCGTCGGCGCGGGCGGTTTGGCGACCGTGACAGTCAGCGTTGCCGTGGTCGTCGTACCGTTCACGTCCGAGACTCGATAGATGACCGGCGTCGCGGCGCCGGTGAACTTGGGCAGCGGGTCGACCTCGACCTTCCCGTCCGCCTTCGTCGTGTACGTCGCCTGTCCCGGAATCACGAGGGTCGCGGTCGGCAGCTTCGTGGTCGGGTCGATCATTCGCACGGTGCTCGGAACCAGCGGCACCGACGGGTCGCCGGCCGTGTCGTTCGCCAGCACCGGCACGCTCACATTCGTGTCGTACGCCGTACCCGTGGTGTCGTCGGACGCGTCGGGCTGCACCTTGGCCACCCGCGCGGTCAACGTCGACTTCCCGATCGCATCGTTGCTGTCGGCAACCTGGTAGCCGACAGCGGTCGCGGTGCCGCTGAACGACGGCAGCGGCTCGAACAGCACCGTGCCGTCAGACTTCACCGAGTACTTGCCCTGGCCGGCGATGACGAGCGACAGCACAGGCTGCGTGGACGTCAGCAGACGCACGCTCCCGGGCTTCAGCGCGGCACCTGTCGGCCCCGGCTTGTCGTTCGCGAGGACGGCGGCCACCACGGAACGACCCTGCAACGTGGCGATCGTGTCCGGGTTCGCGACCGGAGGGCCGGGTGCGGCGACGGAGACGGTCAGCTCGGCGCGCGCCGCCGTACCGTTCTTGTCGAGCACCTGATACGTCACCGGCGTACCGACACCTGTGAAGCCGTGCAGCGGCTGGAAGGTCACCTTGCCGGCGGCGACCAGGTACGTGCCTTGCTGGGCGATCGTCAGCTTGTCGACGAGCTTCTTGCTGACCGGATCGACGAGCCGCAACGCCGCCGGCACGAGCGGCGCGTCGGGCGAGCCCGGCAGGTCGTTGTCGAGGACGGGTACGACGACGTCGGTATCGAACGCGGTCGAGACCGAGTCACCGTTGGCAGTCGGCGTCACCGGCGTGACCGTGACGGTGAGCGTGGACTCGGCGGTCTGCTTGGTGGTGTCGGTGACGCGGTAGCCGATCGACGTACCGACGCCGGTGAACTGCGGTTGCGGGACGAAGTCCACGCCCCCGTCGGGCTTCACGACGTACACGCCCTCGCCCGCGATCACGACCTGCTTCTTGAACGCGGCGTCGGCCGGATCACGCAGTACGACGGAACCGGGCACGAGCTGCACGCCCGCGGCCGCGTGGTCGTTGGCGAGCGGCTTGACGGCCACGCTGACGTTCTGCGGCGTGGTCGCCGTGTCGGAGGTCGCGACCGGACGATCCGGGAGGGACACGGTGAGGGTCAGCTTGGCGGTGGCCGCCGTACCGTTGCTGTCGGCAACGCGATACACAACCGGCTTGGCCGGACCGACGAAGCCCGGCACCGGCTCGACGCGGACAGTCCCGTCGGGCTTGGCGACGTACTTCGCCTGGCCGACGACGTTCACCATCTGCACGCACTTGGCACCGTCGACGAGGCAGAGGGTCGCCGGCGCGAGCGGCGTACTCGGGTCGCCCGGCTTGTCGTTGCCGAGCACCGGTACGACGACCGCCGTGTTGAACCCGGTCGTCGCGGCATCGTCGGTCAGGACCGGCGGAGGCGGCGGCGTGATCGCGAACGGATAGTCCTCGACCTCGCCGGCATCGGCCGCGCCGGTCGGCTTCTCGATCTGCGCGCCGGTGTACCCGACCCGCACCCGCGCGTACGAGGCCCCGGCCTTGGGAGCGAGCTCGGCCCACCGCAGGGTGACCGTCGTCTGCTTGGCGGCGATCGGGGCGCAGGCCCGCTCGCCCGAGTCGAATGTTCCGTTGCCGTTGACGTCGATCCACGCACACGCCCGCCCGGCCTTCGACGTACCGGCCAGCTGCAGGTCGGCCGTGTACGTCGTCTGGTTGGTGCGAAGCGGTTTGAAGACGACACCGTCGTCGCCCTGATCCGGTGTGGCCGGCCCGGTCGTGCCGTTCGCGACACTCGCGTTGTCCTCGGTGACGTCCTTGCCGAGCTGTACGTCGCTCAGCACCGACCAGGCCGCGCCGTACGACGCCGGTGCGTCACCGAAGTCCTCGGGCGCGGACGCGACGATCGAGAACGCGTCGCCGGACGACCCGTTGTTCAACGCGGGCAGCTTCGGATGCTTCGTGAACAGCGCCGACACGTCGAAGCTGACCTTGGTGACGACACCGTTCACACGAACCGATCCGCAGGCAGCGGTCGCGGATGCGTCGAGGCCGGACGGGGACTTGGTGTTCACGCAGTTCGGGCCGGCGTCGTGGTCCGCGGCGGTGATCGTGTCGCTGGTCACCGCGAGGTTGTTGCCCTGTCCGACCTTGGTGAGGCTGAGGCCGGCGGTGGTGAGCTTCAGGATCGAGTGCAGTTCGGACTGCGC
This Kribbella sp. NBC_00482 DNA region includes the following protein-coding sequences:
- a CDS encoding Ig-like domain-containing protein, producing the protein MRATRPGAILLATGLLSLGIITATAYQVPTAPFTDSASTVMPGSGLRQTISASGLTELGDPSTAGFRTAGPTTYQPAIGTDAPAQDVVVNTGDCASTGGCGDRGTVTIAFSQPVRNPVLHLGGLGGSVTRTVNGKPTAQSELHSILKLTTAGLSLTKVGQGNNLAVTSDTITAADHDAGPNCVNTKSPSGLDASATAACGSVRVNGVVTKVSFDVSALFTKHPKLPALNNGSSGDAFSIVASAPEDFGDAPASYGAAWSVLSDVQLGKDVTEDNASVANGTTGPATPDQGDDGVVFKPLRTNQTTYTADLQLAGTSKAGRACAWIDVNGNGTFDSGERACAPIAAKQTTVTLRWAELAPKAGASYARVRVGYTGAQIEKPTGAADAGEVEDYPFAITPPPPPVLTDDAATTGFNTAVVVPVLGNDKPGDPSTPLAPATLCLVDGAKCVQMVNVVGQAKYVAKPDGTVRVEPVPGFVGPAKPVVYRVADSNGTAATAKLTLTVSLPDRPVATSDTATTPQNVSVAVKPLANDHAAAGVQLVPGSVVLRDPADAAFKKQVVIAGEGVYVVKPDGGVDFVPQPQFTGVGTSIGYRVTDTTKQTAESTLTVTVTPVTPTANGDSVSTAFDTDVVVPVLDNDLPGSPDAPLVPAALRLVDPVSKKLVDKLTIAQQGTYLVAAGKVTFQPLHGFTGVGTPVTYQVLDKNGTAARAELTVSVAAPGPPVANPDTIATLQGRSVVAAVLANDKPGPTGAALKPGSVRLLTSTQPVLSLVIAGQGKYSVKSDGTVLFEPLPSFSGTATAVGYQVADSNDAIGKSTLTARVAKVQPDASDDTTGTAYDTNVSVPVLANDTAGDPSVPLVPSTVRMIDPTTKLPTATLVIPGQATYTTKADGKVEVDPLPKFTGAATPVIYRVSDVNGTTTTATLTVTVAKPPAPTAAPDTATGKQNLPLKVTPLANDKAGLGTSLDPRSLTLVDPADGSLKKLVKIPGQADYQVNPDGSVTVDPLPGFTGTATKVTYRIADLFGQTARSTITVTITPITPVALDDAARTPYEKSVTVPVLANDKPGDATAPLVPGSLLLVDPADGTLKASVRIPNEGVYTAAGGAVRVDPGATFRGPGTPLTYQVADSNGTKTSARLTLTVGQPPVAIADNASTLQNLTVTVNVLSNDRPGTDAQLDKRSVGLNGSAKKVTVPQQGTYAVLPTGSIEFDPLPAFRGQATPVQYRVADSDGNLATSTLSMTVTPVNPVAVNDSAITPYGQAITVNVPANDKPGDASAPLKPASVVLKDAAGHYGKTMTRAGEGTYAVDAYGAVKFTPAKGFQGVTTPTTYRIADANGTTAEGLLLLTVGKGPKAVADAVGTKQNVTVTVDPLANDEPGTGAQLDPATLQVYGATWGPKAVIPGQGVFTVKSGKITFDPEPAYRGIVSVAYRVSDTTGNKASASVTVTVAPVVPVIKDDVATTPYEAAITVAVLLNDKPGDASAPLVAGGVRLIDPVNGDPLAVLAVPGEGTFTVQPSGAIRFAPVDGFAGAAVPVGYQVADRNGTIGSGSLTITVQARPVAVPDEARTKQHVAVTIDPLANDKPGPGATLDPASVLLVGPGGALVDRVVITGQGTYAVASGKVTFTPEATFTGTARPATYDVKDSNQNSARATITVTVVPVRPVVTDDSAETAFGTAVDVNVLANDKAGDPSAPLRPSSVVLRDPADGKEKKSVTVPHEGTFVVGTAVTFTPAKDFVGTTRDLVYRVTDANGTSDTALLDVTVAGPLLAKAAPDTATGTPGNPVAVNPLLNDSGTIKPSSVCLRTPAGTCAKSVTNGAGTWSVGTDGTVTLKPVAAFTGTAKVTYERTDETGETVTAPVKFTVGAEPTDNPRTLNRAELPPTGGPPAIILTLGTLLAALGATLVVLARTRK